GCGCCCTGCGGCCGGCCCTGCGCCGCGGCGGCGTCCGGCTGCTCACGGACACCTACGTCACCCGTCTGGAGACCGACGCCGGCGGGCGTCGGGTGACCCGCGCGCACGCGCTGCGCGGCGGCCGTCAGGTCACGATCGGCGCGGGACGCTTCGTGGTGAGCGCGGGTGCGGTCAACTCCGCGGCGCTGCTGCTGCGTTCCGCCGACACTGGGCGTGGTCACCCGGCCGGTCTGGCCAACGGGTCCGGTCTGGTCGGCCGGAACCTGATGCTGCACAACAACAGCGTGGTGTTGGCCGTCGATCCGCGCCGCAGGAACCCCGTCGTCTTCCAGAAGACCCTGGCCGTCAACGACTTCTACCGCGCGGACCCGCACAGCGGACGTCCGCCGCTCGGCAACCTGCAGCTCATGGGCAAGGTCCAGGCGGAGATGCTGCCGACGGGGTACCCCTACCGGCTCCGCGCCGCCGTCGCCGCGCACAGCCTGGACTGGTGGGTGATGTCCGAGGACCTGCCGGACGCCCGCAACCGGGTGGCACTGACCCCGGACGGCGGGATCGTGCTCGCGCGCACCCCCACCAACCTGCGCGCCCATCGCGACCTGCTGCGCGCCGCCCGCCGGATGCTGCGGCGGGCCGGCTACCCGCTGGTGCTCGCCCACCGGATGGGGCCGGACGCCACCGGCCACCAGTGCGGCACCGTCGTGGCCGGGCGCGACGGGGCGAGCTCGGTGCTCGACCCGTACTGCCGCAGCCACCAGGTGCAGAACCTCCACGTCGTCGACGGCGGCTTCTTCCCCTCCTCCGCCGCCGTCAATCCGACCCTCACCATCGTCGCCCAGGCGCTGCGCGTCGCCCGCCACGGCGGGCTGCTGGACTGACGGACCGCCACGCACCCCCCTCCGGAGCAACCATGCACACCGCCACCTCCGTCACCGCCGCCGTCGCCCGCGCCCCCGGCCGGCCCTTCGTGCTCGAACGCGTCCGCGTCGACGCCCCGCGCCCGCACGAGGTGCTGCTGCGGACCGAGGCGGCCGGGATCTGCCACACCGACCTCAGCGTCCGGGCCGGGCACACGCCCTTCCCACTGCCGGGCGTGCTCGGACACGAAGGCGTCGGCACCGTCGTCGCGGTCGGATCGGCGGTGACCGCGACCGCGCCCGGCGAGCGGGTGCTGGCCACCTTCGACTCCTGCGGCGACTGTCCCGCCTGCCGCGTGGGACGTCCGGTCCGGTGTGCGCACTGGCCGGCGCTCAACCTCTTCGGCGGCTCCCGCCTGGACGGCTCACCGACGCTGTGGGACACGGCAGGGACGCCGCTGCACGGCAAGTTCTTCGGCCAGTCCTCCTTCGCCGAGCTCGCCCTGGCCTCGGACCGCAATGTCGTCCCGGTGCCCGAGGACCTGCCCGCGGCCGTGCTCGCGCCGTTCGGCTGCGGGGTGCAGACCGGGGCCGGGGCCGTGCTGAACGTGCTGCGCCCCGAGCCGGGCGACAGCCTCGCGGTCTTCGGCGCGGGCGCGGTGGGCCTGTCGGCCGTCCTCGCGGCACGGCTCACCGCCGCCACCAGGATCATCGCCGTCGACCTCCACCCCGCGCGCCTGGCGCTGGCCCGTCGCCTGGGCGCGACCGACGTCGTCGAGGCCGGGAGCAACGACGCGGCGGACGCGATCGCCGAACTGACGGGCCGGCGGGGCGTCGACCGCGCGCTGGAGACCAGCGGGGACGTCAGGGCGCTGCGCCAGGCCGTCGCCTCGCTCGCGATCGGCGGCATGCTCGGCGTCGTCGGTGCGCCGCCGCAGGGGACGGAGGTCGGGCTCGACGTCCCGCAACTGCTCGACCGGGGCACGCGGATCGTCGGGATCAACCAGGGCGCGAGCCTGCCGCAGCGCTTTCTCCCGGCGCTGGTCGATCTCTTCCGGTCGGGTCGGCTGCCGGTCGACGAGCTGGTGCGGTGCTACCCCTTCGAGCAGATCGAGCGGGCGGCCCAGGACGCCCTGACCGGGCAGGTCGTCAAGCCGGTCCTGCTGATGACCTGACCGAAGCCGTCAATCGAGTGAACGTTCAGTCACCCAATGACTACTGATAGTGTCCGAGCCGTGGAAGAGGTGGCAGCAGAGGCTGCGGAGCAGCGCGGGAACGGCGTCGTACGGGTCCTGCTCGTGGACGACCATCCGCTCTTCCGTGCGGGCCTGCGCGCGGCGCTGGAGAGCGACGCCGGGGTGACGGTGGTCGGCGAGGCCGAGCTCGCCGGCCAGGTGCCGGCCGCGGTCGAGCAGCACGACCCCGACCTCGTCGTCATGGATCTCACCCTGCCCGACGCCTCGGGCCTCGACGCCACCCGGCAGCTGGCCGCACGCCGGCCGCAGCTGCCGGTGCTGATGCTGACGATGGCCGACGACGACGGCAGCCTGCTCGCCGCGCTGCAGGCCGGCGCGCGCGGCTACCTGGTCAAGGGCGCGGGCCGGGAGGAGGTGCTGCACGCGGTGCGCACCGTCGCCGCGGGCGGCGCGGTCTTCGGCGCGGACATCGCCGCGCGCATCACCGCGCTGCTGGCCGGCAGCCGACTGCGCGACGCGGGCCGGCTCTTCCCCGCCCTGACCGCCCGCGAGGCCGAAGTCCTGGACCTGGTCGCCCGCGGCCTGGACAACCACAGGATCGCCCGTGAGCTCTTCGTGGCCGAGAAGACCGTGCGCAACCACGTGACGCACATCTTCGAGAAGTTGAACGTGGCCACGCGCGCCGAGGCCGTCGCCCGCGCCCGCGACATGGGACTGGGCGACACCGGCGGCTGAATCCCCGGGCGGGGACGGGACCGGGGCCTCATGCGGTCGGGACGGGCGCCCGC
This genomic interval from Streptacidiphilus rugosus AM-16 contains the following:
- a CDS encoding NAD(P)-dependent alcohol dehydrogenase — protein: MHTATSVTAAVARAPGRPFVLERVRVDAPRPHEVLLRTEAAGICHTDLSVRAGHTPFPLPGVLGHEGVGTVVAVGSAVTATAPGERVLATFDSCGDCPACRVGRPVRCAHWPALNLFGGSRLDGSPTLWDTAGTPLHGKFFGQSSFAELALASDRNVVPVPEDLPAAVLAPFGCGVQTGAGAVLNVLRPEPGDSLAVFGAGAVGLSAVLAARLTAATRIIAVDLHPARLALARRLGATDVVEAGSNDAADAIAELTGRRGVDRALETSGDVRALRQAVASLAIGGMLGVVGAPPQGTEVGLDVPQLLDRGTRIVGINQGASLPQRFLPALVDLFRSGRLPVDELVRCYPFEQIERAAQDALTGQVVKPVLLMT
- a CDS encoding response regulator, encoding MAAEAAEQRGNGVVRVLLVDDHPLFRAGLRAALESDAGVTVVGEAELAGQVPAAVEQHDPDLVVMDLTLPDASGLDATRQLAARRPQLPVLMLTMADDDGSLLAALQAGARGYLVKGAGREEVLHAVRTVAAGGAVFGADIAARITALLAGSRLRDAGRLFPALTAREAEVLDLVARGLDNHRIARELFVAEKTVRNHVTHIFEKLNVATRAEAVARARDMGLGDTGG
- a CDS encoding FAD-dependent oxidoreductase; amino-acid sequence: MNAGIWAPGSPPVVAADLERYEADIVIIGSGAGGATTAWALAGRGARVLVLERGGFLPREPENWSPRAVFGEQRYHNAEPWRTADGRRFTSAAHYYVGGTTKVYGASLPRMRVDDFEAVEHPEGTSPAWPFGYRELEPFYAEAERLFRVHGAQDEGAGDPTGPPRSGAFPHPPVPHEPYVAELERRLRAQGLHPFPLELGVDLGPDRPCLRCGTCDAFPCRVGAKNDAETRALRPALRRGGVRLLTDTYVTRLETDAGGRRVTRAHALRGGRQVTIGAGRFVVSAGAVNSAALLLRSADTGRGHPAGLANGSGLVGRNLMLHNNSVVLAVDPRRRNPVVFQKTLAVNDFYRADPHSGRPPLGNLQLMGKVQAEMLPTGYPYRLRAAVAAHSLDWWVMSEDLPDARNRVALTPDGGIVLARTPTNLRAHRDLLRAARRMLRRAGYPLVLAHRMGPDATGHQCGTVVAGRDGASSVLDPYCRSHQVQNLHVVDGGFFPSSAAVNPTLTIVAQALRVARHGGLLD